The following proteins are co-located in the Burkholderia sp. HI2500 genome:
- a CDS encoding peroxiredoxin family protein has protein sequence MNTTPPVRRSAGPVRYIVAAAVVAAIAVAGFFAFNGKSSVPDATFTLLSGQKVSTAGDLKGKVYLVNFWATSCATCMQEMPQMVDTYNRFKGQGLEFVAVAMNYDPPMYVANYAQTRQLPFKVALDDGSVAKQFGNVQLTPTTFVVDKDGKILKRYVGAPQFAELDALLKKALDGNAA, from the coding sequence ATGAACACCACGCCTCCCGTCCGGCGCAGCGCCGGCCCCGTCCGCTACATCGTCGCCGCCGCTGTCGTCGCGGCGATCGCCGTCGCCGGCTTCTTCGCGTTCAACGGCAAGTCCAGCGTGCCGGACGCCACGTTCACGCTGCTGTCGGGCCAGAAGGTCTCGACTGCAGGCGACCTGAAAGGCAAGGTCTATCTCGTGAACTTCTGGGCGACGAGCTGCGCAACCTGCATGCAGGAAATGCCGCAGATGGTCGATACCTACAATCGCTTCAAGGGTCAGGGTCTGGAATTCGTCGCGGTCGCGATGAACTACGATCCGCCGATGTACGTCGCGAACTACGCGCAAACGCGCCAGCTGCCGTTCAAGGTCGCGCTCGACGACGGCAGCGTCGCGAAGCAGTTCGGCAACGTGCAGCTCACGCCGACGACTTTCGTCGTCGACAAGGACGGCAAGATCCTGAAGCGCTACGTCGGCGCACCGCAGTTCGCGGAACTCGACGCGCTGCTCAAGAAGGCACTCGACGGCAACGCGGCCTGA